CCCCCAATAGGAATCGAACCTATATCAACTGCTTAAAAGGCAGCTGCTCTACCATTGAGCTATGGGGGCAAATTTTAATTATAATAAATTTTATATCCACCCCGACACTCTATTCTAGAGGTCGGGACTCCGACTCTTAAGACGTCGGAGTTGAGCTATGGGGGCAAAAGTGGCGGGATTATTTTTACTCGTTCCTGACTTTTAATTCAAAACTTCCATTCGGGTTATGAACCAAAATGAAATTTCGGCCGCCTCGATCTTCAAAGTCCGTGTGTCCGGCTAAACGAGCGGCTTGGAAAAGAGAACCCGATTCTTCATATGAAAGAATATAGGCCAGATGATCAACACCTTTGACGGCATCCTCTTCAAAATTAATTTCGTATCCTTTTACAATTTTTTGCAACATATTGATGTTTTTAAATGTTAACAAGATGTGTAAAAAAAACTTGAATTAATTATTCAATTATTATACAATAGAAAAATAATTTGTAAAGTCCTAAAACTCATTTTTATGCCAGATATCACTCCGGTGTTTGAAAAACTGCCGCCGCAAAATATTGAGGCCGAAATGGCTCTTCTCGGTTCTCTCTTGATTGATAAAGAAGCGATTATTAAAATTGCCGATATTATCAATGCCGAAGATTTTTATAAAGATATCAATAAAATAATTTTTGAGTCAATGCTCGAAGTTTGGGCTCAGCATACGCCGGTTGATATTTTAAGCATTGTTAATCGTTTGGAAGAAAGAGGACAATTGGATATGGTGGGAGGACGAAGCTATCTAGCTACTTTGGCTTCCAGCGTTCCGACTTCAAGTCATATAGTTTCTTACGCTCAGATTGTTCAGAAGAAATCAACCCTAAGAAAGATTATCAGAGCTACGACAGAAGTCAATCAAATGGCTTACCAAGAAGATCTTGACACATCAAATGTCTTGGATCGGGCTGAACATAAATTTTTTAATATTTCTCAAAAATTTTTAAAACAAAACTTTGTTTCTTTAAAAGATACCCTTGATGAAGCTTTCGAAAGAATGGACGCTTTGCATCGCGGCGATCAAAAATTAAGAGGAGTTCCGACCGGATTTACGGATCTTGATAGTGTTCTAGCCGGACTTCAAGCATCTGAGCTGATTATTTTGGCCGCCAGACCTTCTATCGGAAAAAGCGCCTTGGCTCTTGATATTGCCAGACGCGCGGCCGTTTATCATAAAATTCCGGTGGGAATTTTCAGTTTTGAAATGTCAAAAGATCAAATTTGCGACAGAATAATTTGCGCTCAAGCAGGGGTTAATCTTTGGAAAATCAGAACAGGAAATATTGCCAAAGACGGCGACGGAGATTTTAAAAAATTGGGAGAAGCTTTCAGTGTTTTGGCTGAAACGCCTATTTTTATTGATGATTCGCCAACCGCGAGCGTGAATGAAATCAGAACAAAAGCCAGAAGATTGCAATCAGAACACGGACTCGGTTTATTGATTATAGATTATTTACAATTAATGGAAGGCGCCAGCGGTACTGAAAATCGTGTTCAAGAAGTTTCAGAAATTTCTCGAGCGCTTAAAGCTATTGCCCGTGAACTTAATATTCCGGTCTTGGCTCTTTCTCAGCTTTCCCGCGCCACGGAAGCGAGAACTCCGGCTATTCCCAAATTGGCTGACTTAAGAGAAAGCGGCAGTTTGGAACAAGACGCTGACGTGGTTCTCTTTATTTATCGGAAAGCAATGGATAAAAGCATTAAATTTTGTCCGCCTGAAGAAAAAAATGTTGCGGAAATTCATATTGGCAAACATCGTCACGGCCCGGCCGGAGGAATTGTTAAATTATATTTTGAAGCGGAAACAGCCAGTTATAAAAATTTAGACAAAAAAATGTTAGATAATTTGGAAGGAGATAGCAGTGATATTGAAGAATCAGGGCCATTCTAAAGAGTTTTGTCTTCGGACGTTAAGTCGGAGCAACAAAACCTTCCCCCTCCTTTATCCCAATGATAAATTTTCGATAATCGTTAGGATAAAAGGCGAAGCCGCTTCGCTTACGGAATATTGTAAAATAAAAGGCTTTCGATGGAGTAAAGGAGGGGGCGTAAATTTCGACAAATTTAGTATGTTCTACCCAAAAGACATAAAAAATTTAATTGAGGAATTCAGTAAATTCCCCGGCATAGGACCGAAGTCAGCTCAGCGGTTCGTTTTTTATTTATTAAGAAAAAGTCCGGAAGATATAAAAAAATTGATTTTGAGTCTTGAAGGAATTAAAAATATTCACATTTGCAGCGTTTGCGGAAATTTTTCCGATCAAAATATTTGTTCCATTTGCCAAGATAAAAATCGCGATCATTCGGTGGTGGCGGTCATTGCCGAGCCGCAAGATTTAATGGCCATAGAAAAAACAGGAGAATATCAAGGAACTTATCACGTTCTTGGCGGCTTGATTGACATGATTGAAAACAAAAGTCCGGAACAAATTAAAATAAAAGAATTATTGACAAGATTGAAAAATTCTCCGATTAAAGAATTAATTTTTGCTTTAAACGCCACCATAGAAGGCGAAAGCACAATACTTTATATTACTAATTTAATCAAGGAAGATAAAATTTTAAGCAGTAAAATAAAACTAACCAGAATAGCGCGCGGCTTGCCTTTGGGAGGAGAACTAGAATATGCGGACGAAATTACTTTAACCGAAGCGCTAAAAGGAAGAAGGGGAGTTTAAAAAATATGATAGGCGTATAACTATAGGATTGACAAAAAGTTTAAAATTTGCTACAATTTTAGAGTAAAATAGAAGCACAAATTAAAGGTTAAAGATATCATTAAATTTTTAAAAGTAAATAAAAAATATATGGAAAAAAATCATTTAATCCATAAAGAATTTACTAATAACATTGAAGGTGGTGGGAATGTTAAAAAAAATGTTAAAGAAGAAGCAAAAGGATATGATTTAGAAAGAGACAAGTTGTTGGCAGCAATAGAAAAAGATGAGTTCGCCCTTATGGATGTCTCGGCTGAACTTAGAAATGATAAAGAAGTTATTTTGGCAGCAATAAAACAAGATAGTCAGGCTCTTCAACATGCCTCAAAGGAACTTAGGAATGATAAAGAATTTATTTTAGCGGCAATAAAAGCAGATGGCCCTTCTAAGCGTTATATTCTTCAATATGCCTCAGAGGAACTTAAAAATGACAAAGATATTGTTTTGGCAGCAGTGAAACAAGATAGTAGGGCTCTTGAATATTCTTCAGATGAATTTAGAAATGATAAAGAAATTATTTTAGCGGTAATAAAAGCAAGAGCAGCTAATTTTTCTAACTCTTCTGACGATTTGGGTCTTGGATATGCCTCAGAGGAACTTAAAAATGACAAAGATATTGTTTTGGCAGCAGTGAAACAAGATGGCCATGCTCTTCAATATGCCTCAGAGGAACTTAAAAATGACAAAGATATTGTTTTGGCAGCAATAAAACAAGACTACTATGCCTTTGAACATGCCTCAAAGGAACTTAGGAGTGATAAAAAATTTGTTTTGGCAGCAATGACAAAAACAGTCAATACCTTTCTATATGCCTCAGAGGAACTTAGGAATGATAAAGAAGTTATTTTGGCGGCAGAGAAATGTGGCTACCCGACGGATGACGAAAGGACAAAGCACAATTTAGATGATGGCCTCTATGGATATTAGAATAATAAAGAAATTATTTTAGCGGCGGTGAGAGAAAATCCAGACGCTATTATTGAAGCTTCTATAGAAATACAAGATAAATTAAAAATTATTTAAGTAGACTGGATGACTACTTAGCATTTATGCTTCAATTTTGTTCCGATCCGCTAGCTGGCGTCTTAAAGAATCCCAACGTTTTGCGTTGGGATTCTTTTTTGTGATTAATTTTATTAGTTGACATAATGCTTTTTTTCTTGTATTATGAAATCAAGATGACAATTGCTTCTATCAATAATCAAAAAGAATGGGACGATTTTGTTCTCTTAAACGGAGAACAATTTTTACAATCTTGGCAATGGGGAGAATTCCAAAAAAATCTCGGCCGAAAAATTTGGCGTATGGCTGTTTACGAAGGCAATGAAATTATCGCCGCCGCTTTAATCATAAAATATCAATTGCCATTTAATAAAAATTATTTTTATTCTCCGCGCGGGCCAATACTGAAAGAATCTGGAATATGGAATTTAGAATATGGAATATTATTGGAAAAAATAAAAGAATTGGCTAAGCAAGAAAATGCGATTTTTTGGCGAATTGAGTCTCCAAATTCCAAATTCTATATTCCAAATTCTAAGCGGATTTCTGATGTCCAACCGTCAAAAACAGTGATTCTGGATTTAAAAAAGACAAGTGATGAAATTTTTACCAAAATGCATTCTAAAACCAGATATAATATTCGTTTAGCCGAAAAACAAGGCGTAAAAATATATGAAAAAACAGGAGAAGGAGCGGAAGTTTTTTTAAAACTTCTTAAAGAAACTTCTCTGCGCGATCAATTCAGGGCGCACCCGGATAATTATTATTCTCATCTTTTGAATTTTAATCCGCAATTTGTCAGATTGTACGTGGCCGAATATGAAAATAAAATTTTGGCAGCCAATTTGATGATTTTCTCTTCAAAAACGGTGACTTATCTTCACGGCGCTTCTTCAAATCTTCATCGCAATGTGATGGCACCTTATCTTTTGCATTGGTTTATTATTCAGGAAGCTGTTAAAAACGGTTATTTTTATTATGATTTTTGGGGAATAGACGAAAAAAAATGGCCGGGTGTAACTCGTTTTAAAAAAGGATTTAACGGTGAAGAAGTTATTTATCCGGGAACTTTTGATTTACCATTTTCTAATTTTTGGTACACTATATATAGGGTCGGAAGGGTAGTAAAAAAGATATAAATTAAACAGTTTTTGGTTATTAGTTCTTAGTTTTAGTTTATTAGTTTCCAGTTTCAAAATGAATAACCAAATAACCATAACCGTCAACTAAAAACTACAAACTATTATGGTCTCCTTGCTTCTGTCAATAATTATCGGTTTTTTTCCATCAAATAATTTGAGTAATTTTAATTTTTTAAAAGACGCAGTTAAAACACCGGTTAATATTTCCGAGTTTCCTTATTCATTCGGTCCAAAATTAACGGCCAAGAGTGCCATTGTTATAGATGTTGATTCGGGTAAAGTTCTATTTGAAAAAAATTCTGAAGAAAAATTGCCCATTGCCAGTATTACCAAATTGATGACTGCCTTGGTTTTTTTGGAAAATAAAACAAAAACTTGGAATGATACGATAGAAGTAAAAAAAGAAGATTCGGTGGGAAGTGGAGGATTGTCAAATCAACTCGAACCGGCAAGTTTGGCGGTCAAAGAAGGAGATATTTTAACAGTTAAAGATATTTTTTACGGAGGACTGATAAAATCAGCCAATAATGCCATGAAAATTTTAGCTCGCGTAGTATCAAATGACAGCGGAAAAAATTTTATTGACTTAATGAATAATAAAGCGCAAGATTTATCAATGCTTAACACGCACTTTGAAGAACCGACCGGACTTGATCCGAAAAATTATTCTACGGCTCGAGATTTGGCAAAATTAATTGTTGAAGCAATGGAGAGGTCGGAAATCAGAGAAGCGCTTGAAAAAAAAGATTATGATGTTC
The nucleotide sequence above comes from Patescibacteria group bacterium. Encoded proteins:
- the dnaB gene encoding replicative DNA helicase, with amino-acid sequence MPDITPVFEKLPPQNIEAEMALLGSLLIDKEAIIKIADIINAEDFYKDINKIIFESMLEVWAQHTPVDILSIVNRLEERGQLDMVGGRSYLATLASSVPTSSHIVSYAQIVQKKSTLRKIIRATTEVNQMAYQEDLDTSNVLDRAEHKFFNISQKFLKQNFVSLKDTLDEAFERMDALHRGDQKLRGVPTGFTDLDSVLAGLQASELIILAARPSIGKSALALDIARRAAVYHKIPVGIFSFEMSKDQICDRIICAQAGVNLWKIRTGNIAKDGDGDFKKLGEAFSVLAETPIFIDDSPTASVNEIRTKARRLQSEHGLGLLIIDYLQLMEGASGTENRVQEVSEISRALKAIARELNIPVLALSQLSRATEARTPAIPKLADLRESGSLEQDADVVLFIYRKAMDKSIKFCPPEEKNVAEIHIGKHRHGPAGGIVKLYFEAETASYKNLDKKMLDNLEGDSSDIEESGPF
- the recR gene encoding recombination mediator RecR, with protein sequence MFYPKDIKNLIEEFSKFPGIGPKSAQRFVFYLLRKSPEDIKKLILSLEGIKNIHICSVCGNFSDQNICSICQDKNRDHSVVAVIAEPQDLMAIEKTGEYQGTYHVLGGLIDMIENKSPEQIKIKELLTRLKNSPIKELIFALNATIEGESTILYITNLIKEDKILSSKIKLTRIARGLPLGGELEYADEITLTEALKGRRGV
- a CDS encoding DUF4116 domain-containing protein, yielding MEKNHLIHKEFTNNIEGGGNVKKNVKEEAKGYDLERDKLLAAIEKDEFALMDVSAELRNDKEVILAAIKQDSQALQHASKELRNDKEFILAAIKADGPSKRYILQYASEELKNDKDIVLAAVKQDSRALEYSSDEFRNDKEIILAVIKARAANFSNSSDDLGLGYASEELKNDKDIVLAAVKQDGHALQYASEELKNDKDIVLAAIKQDYYAFEHASKELRSDKKFVLAAMTKTVNTFLYASEELRNDKEVILAAEKCGYPTDDERTKHNLDDGLYGY
- a CDS encoding peptidoglycan bridge formation glycyltransferase FemA/FemB family protein, which encodes MTIASINNQKEWDDFVLLNGEQFLQSWQWGEFQKNLGRKIWRMAVYEGNEIIAAALIIKYQLPFNKNYFYSPRGPILKESGIWNLEYGILLEKIKELAKQENAIFWRIESPNSKFYIPNSKRISDVQPSKTVILDLKKTSDEIFTKMHSKTRYNIRLAEKQGVKIYEKTGEGAEVFLKLLKETSLRDQFRAHPDNYYSHLLNFNPQFVRLYVAEYENKILAANLMIFSSKTVTYLHGASSNLHRNVMAPYLLHWFIIQEAVKNGYFYYDFWGIDEKKWPGVTRFKKGFNGEEVIYPGTFDLPFSNFWYTIYRVGRVVKKI
- a CDS encoding serine hydrolase, yielding MVSLLLSIIIGFFPSNNLSNFNFLKDAVKTPVNISEFPYSFGPKLTAKSAIVIDVDSGKVLFEKNSEEKLPIASITKLMTALVFLENKTKTWNDTIEVKKEDSVGSGGLSNQLEPASLAVKEGDILTVKDIFYGGLIKSANNAMKILARVVSNDSGKNFIDLMNNKAQDLSMLNTHFEEPTGLDPKNYSTARDLAKLIVEAMERSEIREALEKKDYDVQIIKSDKSLTHLHIQNTDKLLGSFINIKGAKTGYINESDYCLAALSQIDNHNLAVIILGAKTSENRFQEAKSLIFWANQQLNK